The region AGCTTCAGCAGTACTGGAGGCTCCAAGACACTGCATCTCATCTGCCCTGTGGTCTCTGGAGGCGCACTCCAAAGATGTCCTGGAGACAAGCCATCCTCCTGTCGTCTCTCTTGGCCATGGTGCTCCTGTGTAGTAAGTAGGGAGGGCTGAAGGGTGGGCTGtgtcagctacatagtaagatcttcTCTGTATAGAACAGCTTGCTCAGGTGGCATGGGTAGGAAGAGATATTAAGGTAGCtattcttggtgtgtgtgtgtacaagataATATAACACTGAGAAAAATAGCAAAGATAACAAATAGGAAACAAGTCAGCTCACACGGTAGATTCCATAAAGATTGGCTATGGGGCTGGTATATTGAGGGGCAGAGGGTACCAAATGTAGTCTAAACAAATCACTGCACCCAGAATCATTGAAGCCCCACCGGGGCCTCTGGTGCTGCAGCCTTTCCCTGTACCCTACCCCCACAGTGCTTCAAGAGGGGACCTGTGCCTCTGTGGGCAGCAGCCAGGCAGTCGGAGAAGAGGCGCAGGAGGGTGAGTCTATGGGCTATCCCTACACACGGGACAGGTggatcctcctcctccaccctgtGCTGGTTGTGAAGAACGCTTTTCTGGTTTCAGGTATGAAACAGAAGATTTTCATGCCAGAGTCTGATGCCTCGAATTTCCTCAAGAGGCGTGGCAAGCGGTCTCCCAAGTCCCAAGATGAAGTCAATGGTAAGTATGCCAGATGATCTCCCTCCCACAATGGAATACCAAAGCTCTTGGATGTTAGGTTCACTAGAGCTCCAAATGATCAACAGTGTCATATTTGGGGTCAGTGATATAGCCAAATGGGTGAAGGGGCCccgaattcaatccctggaacccacac is a window of Chionomys nivalis chromosome 13, mChiNiv1.1, whole genome shotgun sequence DNA encoding:
- the Ucma gene encoding unique cartilage matrix-associated protein, translated to MSWRQAILLSSLLAMVLLCMLQEGTCASVGSSQAVGEEAQEGMKQKIFMPESDASNFLKRRGKRSPKSQDEVNVENRQKLRNDELRREYYEEQRNEFENFVEEQRDEQEERTREAVEQWRQWHYDGLYPPYLYNRHHI